Below is a window of Leguminivora glycinivorella isolate SPB_JAAS2020 chromosome 11, LegGlyc_1.1, whole genome shotgun sequence DNA.
agtggttggtgcaagtgggcctaagttaTAGTTATCAATTACTGGTACAACTTTTATCTCTGCCTTATTGTTTACATTTACAGGAAACATTCTAGCACGTGCCATTTGTAATTCTTGCATTAAGTACAAGATTTCCAATGCTTTGAAGATTAACTGCACTACCTATTGTTTACTTTAATGTTCTAAGGATTAAGATCAGGTAAAAGTTTACCATTGTTGTTTCTatagaaagaaaataaaatctGCCTAGATAGATGTCTGGGTACTATCGCGTTCACCGACGATTGAGCATAATATCATATCGTAACGAGAACCGTTTTTTCTCATTtatagagttcgtatcgacgttatgtctgcatattacctagttcggcccgtcggccattttttttctataaggtttttagacactaactttccttaaattctgaaggctgatttttatatgatTAGGATTTGATTAATTCTATTAGGACGAGCTAAGGTTACAAACTAAAATGTCGCTTCTTACCGCTAAGCTACCAACAGCACTTGACTATGTATACCTACCTAGTTACATATAGACTGAAGTGTCGCAATGTCGCGAACTGCGGCCGTCCATATGAGAACAGTACCGGCCGCGGTTCCCACGCCGCGATAAACAAAAACGCCCACCGCTGGGCTGTCGTCTTTAATTAATGGTAATGAACGTTACGCGTCTGATTTATCAGTACCGTTAGACCGTTCTCACATTGTCCGATTCGAtttcggatgtaggaccgatatcctaataggtatatgtattaaAGGCGCCGGCGCCTCTGACAACCTTCTTACATCCGATCTTCtcttcttctaacttaagagctgtgctcttgtcggtggagcaatctccaactcgtcCGGTCCTCTGCCAAATCCTTCACCTTCTGGTACGACACGACCTgaaccttttctttaatttgggtGAAATAGTTTCTCCTAGGTCTTCCTCTTCCCCTCTTTCCTTCTACTTTTCCTTCTACGATGTTTTTGAGAAACAGGTCGTGTCGTAGCAGATGTTCAACTAGTACGCCTCTTCTGTTTTCTAttgtctttaatatatttcttttttctttaatcCTATCTAGAACTctaacatttgatattttttctgtcCAACGAATCCCTTCCATTCTCCGCCAGCACCACATGTCGAAGCTTTCCAATCTCTCTCTATCTCTTTTCATTGTCCACGTTTCACAGGCGTATAAGGCGATGCTCCAGAAATAGgatttaataaaaagttttttgtggTAGTACACATTTTCGATTTGAAAATGTGTTTCTTCTTGTTGAAGGCTTGTTTAGCTATTGCGATTCTAGTACTGATATCTTGGCTACATCttgatttataattaataacatccgatatcggatcggataatgtgaaaataattttaCGCTTTTTACCTCGCTTTACTTCTCGGTTTACCTCACTAGGTGGTTTGACTTGCGTTGAAGTGGTTAAGAagagggtgaatcaactttttcttgcctcttattgccatggttacggtcccctaaaaatgcatagtttaagtagcataattttgcacaaaaccagcgtgactcaggggaccgtaaccatggcaataacaggcaagaataagttgattcacccaaaaatattattatagaaaattacttaatgtagattaaaaaaccggccaagtgcgagtcgggctcgcgcacaaagggttccgtagcagcaaatataataaacttattatgtcaatttatacacctgccaaaattacagttaaatcaacctatctcaaaaactataagagatactttgatcaaaccaaaaatcgttgaaagagttaattagcatgcatcacctctattttttttagaattttataccccgtagttataaaaatagaggggggggacatactttttacgactttgagagctgatatctcaaaaaccgttcactttaagaaaaatgttttttagaaaactttatatcattttaaaagacctttccattgataccccacacgggtatgtacatcgaaaaaaaaattttcatccctcagttacatgtatggggggccccacccccaattcttttttttactatttagtgtcataattttgtagcggttcatacaacacatattcccatcaaatttcatcactgtagtacttatagtttccgagtaaatcggctgtgacagacggacagacggacagacggacagacggacagacggacatgacgaaactataagggttccgtttttgccattttggctacggaaccctaaaaacgtaagGATCAAGTGACCATGAGATTGATTTTCGAATGCAGGGATCAATTCTAGCTACTCATAAATGTATACATAGGTACATGTTTTggtctacatatacatatttcatATAACATACATAGGTACACATATTATATAAATTCTCTATACTAATCCGATCCACAAATacgaattttaatttttcaagaTTTGGATTTGAAATAGGTCCTGCTGTAGTTACCACAAGCATACAACTGTCGAATAGTTCGACTAGACTCtgcatattttttataccacaattaaatattttcaatattagaTTTCAATCATATCATTATCATATATTTCTTGAAAGAATGATGTGTGAATgaataatcataacattaaaatatatttcttgAAAGAATGATGTAACTAGCGCCACCTATGATCGTGTAGTACGAACCATTGATACGAGATCCATAGTTCATTCGTACTGGTAGAACCAGACGACTTAcgtcttaaaaataaatatgtacatattagaGGATGTTTATAGCCATTTTAATAGTCATTTATGGGTATTTTCCGTCTCAATCACAACTAACACGATATTGTTATAGCATTAAAACCAGCGTTTAATTTGATTAACTTCTTGTCTGGGTATGATAAGGATATTGATCGAATTTTAGTCATCATATTTAATCCATTTTTTCTAAAAGCTATTTGTTTCTGCTCTTTTCTGAACATTTTTTTAGATTctataagaaaaatattagaAAGATAAATTCTTATAAGAGtcagaataaataaaaaactactTTATcaaatttgtaaaaaatattattcgtaATGTCATAATATAGTACCTGCCTACTCATAGTGTACCAAAAATTAACACTTCGTTTATAGTGATGGTGAATTGAACGTCatcgggggccgatttttgagtctcactgtcactaaaataccggttgaaaacggtgaattgcctattattttcagtgacaattttctgaattcgaacgccgtgagattcaggCCCccagggcgatttttgaatctcgcatacgggattttgtcactaaaataccggttgaaaagggtgacttgcttattattttcagtgacaattttctgaattcgaacgcgtgagactcataAATCGGCCCGGTTCAATCACACTCGTCTGACagtttaatgtaattttgatTCGTTTAAGAGTTTAATAAGTGTCATGTaacgtatttatttacattgatTAGATGACTGTTTGTTAACTAATCTGTATGCGTCACTGTGAGTCAGAGGGTGGGAATTTCATTGTTTGGTCTAACCCAGGGTTCACATACTCGTAAATTCTTATAAGGCACTATTGTAGACATAATACATTCTTTCACTAAGAACATACTATAGGTACCATCTTGATAAAGGGAAGTTCAAATGATGTGGAAGTTAGTTaagaaattaaaaaaccggccaagagcgtgtcgggccacgctcagtgtagggttccgtagttttccgtatttttctcaaaaactactaaacctatcaagttcaaaacaattttcctagaaagtctttataaagttctacttttgtgatttttttcatattttttaaacatagggttcaaaagttagagggggcggacgcacttttttttcctttcggagcgattatttccgaaaatattaatattatcaaaaaacgatttttgtaaacccttattcatttttaaatacctatccaacaatatatcacacgttgaggttggaatgaaaaaaaaatcaacccccactttacatgtaggggtagtaccctaataaaacattttttccattttttatttttgcactttgttggcgtgatttatatacatattgataccaaatttcagctttatagtgctaacggttactgagattatccgcggacggacggacggacggacagacagacatggcgaaactataagggttcctagttgactacggaaccctaaaaaaggtaaTGTATTATCTTGACGTTATATTAGGGTATGTAGAGATTTATACCTAAGGTTAAAAATACCACTAGTGTCTAAGTAACATCCATAATAAGACCATACACAATTTGTTTAACAGGAAAacgtttaaaaatatctgttataTACAATTCCGTTATATTAGTAGTAAACGATTATACTCAAAGTCGCAATAAAGATAACGAACCTTTTGATGTTGCCGTGTCAAAAAACAACGATAATTCCCATTGTGTAATAATGGTCAAAACGTTAGAATGGACCAAACTAACCCCCATGCACGCGCGCCATATACCTGGCTTCACTGCCCCAACCTATAGTCCCAATACCCACAAATCCCAAGGAACGGTCCATGATCTTTTCGGTACGTGCCATTTATTACGAATTCCAAAAAATGTTGTCTATGCCCTTTGTAAATGCCGCCATAGACTAGCATCAAATTTTATTGCTAAACAGCCATAACCCATAACCATAGTTAAATCAGACATTATTATACAGTTATGAAGACTTTTGTTTATAACAGTGGTGTTTATGCAGCGGTCAAAGTAATTGTTTAAGGGCTGTTGGGGCCATAAAAGTGATAAACAAAACAATTTAAGAAAGGTTAGCGGTACCTTTTATTGGTGTTTGGCGGTACTTGTTTTTGATGATGTTTGTTAAAGCAGGGGTTGcctttttaaaatgtttttaactATATGATATTTGTGGAATAAACGGGGAAACTGTAAACATACTTATGTATTATtctaaatttcaatattttacataatacaAAAGTATGTTTACAGTTTACCGATATTATTTAAAGGTGGTAAGTACACTAATTGCTTGCACATTTCATACGACCATTATTTGTTGCCAACCTATGTCACCTAAACGACAATTGGAGTATTTTGACAtactagcacagaatatataatagtacaagtacagaaggctcactcctttgatgttcacaaaatgccgccatcctaaattcttacctacgttaacaaacggaccgaacgcgagcagccgacattgaattttattgcgccgcgcgaaggtcgtcaccactggatgggccgcgaactcgcggccgccgacatgtacttgtagcgggacgatagaatcgcggagtgagccgcccctgatactaGGTACATATCCCTAATGAAATCATTTCATAAAGCTACACATTACAATTATCTTATCTTTCAGACATACAGCCtgacataaacatacatatagaCAAAAACGCCGTCTACATTGCACTTCAACATAAGTACTTCCCTAATTACAAAAGCCAAATAAACCTTATGCATTCCTGGCGATAGTCGAGGCATGGCAGAAACCCGAGCCACACGTGGTCATGAATGGATGGGCCTGCGCGGGCGCAGGGCGCGGGCGGCAGGCTTTTTTCTTTTCAGGCAGTGCATTCCGAGACGCGGACGCGAGCGGGCGTCTGTGCGTTCCAATTTTGAATtcgagttgtgttttgttttttgtttatcTTGGTGTTGTGAAGTTTGAGGTAAGTTTTTGCAGGGATATGGGTTGATTCTTATGATAGGTATAGGCACTTATGAGGTTTCGAGGTTGTGCTTTTTGACAAGTGCCcttttttttcaacaaacttAAGGTAGTTAAAGTAGGTAGTACAGATAAAATCAATTAGGTATATTACATAGTGACAGCTATAGCAGATATTTGATATGTAgttatttcttatatttatccAGCTAACCCTTAGACTCCAAAGAAACATGTCGGGCATGTTAAGTCATTTTAAGAGATATTTTCCCCAGTAAATTCACAAAGTTCATCTTCTTTTTCTCAGGATCAAGATGTCATTCGACCCAGCCCCGCTGTCGAAGACAGCCAAGTACAAGAAGATCACGAAGCCACTGCTCGAGCGCAAGCGGCGCGCGCGCATCAACCGGTGCCTCGACGAACTGAAGGACCTCATGGTTGGAGCTTTGGAGGTAACGATACCAATATTACTATAGCAATatttataacagttttttttatgacagacaattatttttattaaactgaAATCGATATGGATAATACATCGCGATTATCTTTTTGTTTACCGTCGAGCAAAAAGGCAATCACGATATTATACCGGGCGATATAAGATTAGCTTACTATATTTACTAGGTTATAAAATTAACTTTGAAGTAGGGTAAGTGATTTATAAAATcagtttttaataataatttaccttAGACAAGATAATTGAAGCTAATCTGTGATTGAAATGTTGGAGCTAGGAGCTAccttcttataaaaaataaatgatcAATCCATTTACTGGTTCATTTATGAGGTAGAATAAAAGTTTGTACTTAGTCTTTTAATTGTCTTGCAACGCCTCCCACTAATAAATAActacataatatgtattattattagATGAGAAAGTTTGGAAGTTTAATCCTACCTTGTAATAAAGCTATACCTGTTaactcttaaaaataaaaagattttaATGAGCTAAAAGAAATCTTGAATGAACCGCTTCAATGTGTTTATATGGCTACCTAATCACTTTCATTAAAATGATAGCCTATTATAAGGCAATGTTTTCGTACTAAGATCGTAATTACCGCGATGTAAATTAGCATCGGGCACCGGTTCCCATATAAGCGAGCGTCTACGGTCGTCGTTTACTGATCATCAATGTGCAATCCATCATGCATTCACACGCCATTTATTTTTATCGCGTCCCGTCGTCCTTCTGTTTATTACACGCGAGATCAACCCAAGCGaaactggatataaaagtacaagtttCATTAAAGAACAGGAGTAGCGTGGCTCGGATAGGTACAGTTACAATGTTACGTTTGCCCGCGCATCGTGAGAACCACGCAACGCACCTGCTCATATTGTCTTTTTGCTTTGTCCACAGATCGATGATGACAACCTGAGCAAGTTGGAAAAGGCTGATATCCTTGAATTAACCGTTAATCACTTGACTAAGTTGCACAGCCCGAAAGATCCAGTTATGGAAGCGAAAAAGTTTCAAGCCGGCTTTGGACAGTGCGCGGCAGAAGCGTGCCAGTTTATCATGTCCGTTCCTGATTTAGACTCAAAAGTTAGCCAGAACCTTATCAGCCATCTGTCGAGGCTTATTACGGCGCAGCCTTTGACTATTCAAGTGCCAGAGCGGCCACCGTTTTCGCCTCCTACATCGCCATCGTCGGTAATTTCCGATCGTCATCACTATTATAGCGACCACGATCGATCATCCTCTGATGCGGAAGATTCGGTTTACTCCGGGGAAAGCGCATCGAAGCGGTGGTCCAACCCGAGACCGCCCGCTAGGCAGCCCAAGTCCGTCTCCCCGCCGATGTCCGGTCTGCTTACCACAGTCGATAAGCTTCCCGCGCCGCAATACAATGTTTACGAACAATTGAATGTTGGCAACGGACAAAGGAGCGGCGCGTACTTCAACAGAGTCCCGGCCGAGGCTAAAGACGTAATACTACAAAAAATCCGGCAGCATATAATGGACAAGCGAGGGAACGACCACGTCGATGTTAACATTAGCCCGGAGATGCCAGAGTCGAAATATTTGCATAGGGATGACGCATACAGGGGCGATTACGCGTACCACTACCCAGCGGGAGTTCCGAGCAACAACGAAACGTTGGACCTAAGAAAAGTGAGGTCACCGGCGAAATCTGTTATCAAAGCCGGCTCGCCAGAAAAACCCGTCGCGTACCGCGGCTCCAATCAATTAGACGCGACTCCTTCGGCCGAAAACAAAGAGCCGGCCAATCTTCCGGAACAGTGCCAATTGCCGATGGATTACAACAACTTACCACCTAAAAAGAAAAGGAAGTTGATTGAGTACCAAGAGTACAAAAAACAAGAGGAGGCGAGACGTCTGGCCGAAGGTTTTTATGCGGAGAAAAAAGAGTATTGCGACGGACCTTCAGGAGACGAGCTCGACGCCAACAAGTGGAGGCCGTGGTAATTCAAGGCAAACAAGGCCCCATACTGTAGATCTACACAAAGCCCTATTTTTTACTAGTTTTGACTGAATGTGTATTAAAACATAGGGCCCTAATTGTGATATTTAGTCTCTTCCATGACAAAgctttaatttgttttaatttatattatgtactgtTGGATAATTCCAGTTGTGCCTTAgctatttaagtaaaaattggtATGCGTATTGTTAAGTCAGaatatttgaaattatttatgtgCCATTATTTTGATCTCGTCTTCCGAATGTGACGCGATGTCTTCCAAATGCATGAGATGTTGTAATGCCCGAGTAGGTATCATATGTGTCTTACGGGCCATGTGTGGACTTGGTGCTATTTTTAGATGCGATTTGTAACAATGAAGTTTGTTTGTTAATGTAAcgtaataattaaatttattgatTGAGTATACTTGATTGTTTAATAAAATGAAATCCCTCC
It encodes the following:
- the LOC125231104 gene encoding uncharacterized protein LOC125231104 — its product is MSFDPAPLSKTAKYKKITKPLLERKRRARINRCLDELKDLMVGALEIDDDNLSKLEKADILELTVNHLTKLHSPKDPVMEAKKFQAGFGQCAAEACQFIMSVPDLDSKVSQNLISHLSRLITAQPLTIQVPERPPFSPPTSPSSVISDRHHYYSDHDRSSSDAEDSVYSGESASKRWSNPRPPARQPKSVSPPMSGLLTTVDKLPAPQYNVYEQLNVGNGQRSGAYFNRVPAEAKDVILQKIRQHIMDKRGNDHVDVNISPEMPESKYLHRDDAYRGDYAYHYPAGVPSNNETLDLRKVRSPAKSVIKAGSPEKPVAYRGSNQLDATPSAENKEPANLPEQCQLPMDYNNLPPKKKRKLIEYQEYKKQEEARRLAEGFYAEKKEYCDGPSGDELDANKWRPW